A stretch of the Vitis vinifera cultivar Pinot Noir 40024 chromosome 16, ASM3070453v1 genome encodes the following:
- the LOC109124178 gene encoding cytochrome P450 76A1-like yields the protein MVVAATDTTSTTVEWAMAELLQHPQTMQKVQEELEQVVGIENIVEESHLFQLPYLDAVIKEALRLHPPLPLLIPHSPSTSCIISGYTIPKGSRILVNAWAMQRDPEAWGHPLEFKPERFLEDAASADYQGNNFNFLPFGSGRRICAGLPLLERMLPYVLAFLLHSFDWKLLDGRTRVDFEERLAIVSKKNEPLLAIPTARLSNLCHYDPIE from the coding sequence ATGGTCGTTGCTGCAACAGACACAACTTCCACCACAGTGGAGTGGGCAATGGCAGAACTGCTTCAACACCCACAAACAATGCAAAAAGTCCAAGAAGAATTGGAACAAGTAGTAGGAATTGAAAACATTGTAGAAGAGTCCCATCTCTTCCAACTCCCCTACTTGGATGCAGTCATAAAAGAAGCCCTCCGTTTGCATCCCCCGCTGCCCCTCCTAATCCCACACTCTCCTAGTACATCTTGCATCATTTCCGGGTACACTATCCCAAAGGGCTCGCGGATACTCGTCAATGCATGGGCGATGCAAAGGGACCCCGAGGCATGGGGGCATCCACTGGAGTTTAAACCAGAGAGGTTCTTGGAAGATGCTGCAAGTGCTGACTACCAAGGCAACAATTTCAACTTTCTGCCATTTGGGTCAGGGAGGAGGATTTGTGCTGGCTTACCTCTACTTGAGAGGATGCTGCCATATGTTTTGGCTTTTCTTTTACATTCCTTTGATTGGAAATTACTTGATGGCAGGACAAGGGTTGATTTTGAGGAAAGGTTGGCAATCGTTTCGAAGAAAAATGAGCCACTTCTCGCCATTCCAACTGCGAGATTGTCCAACTTATGCCATTATGATCCAATTGAATGA